A region of the Anaerolineae bacterium genome:
AGGCGGGTGACAGGCTCCTCGCCGGAGCCTGTCACCCGCACACGGGTTACCCTCGCGAGCGCCGGCCCATCCACCAGGCCAGGAGGGCCGCAATGCCGGCGAAGAGCATGGCGCGCGACAGCGAAATGCCGCCCTTTGGCTCGCGCAGGGCCGGCACGTAGCGCGTCATGTCATGGATGATGATGTTGCGCTTTTCCAGCTCCCGCAGGAAGGCGCGCGGGTCAATGCAGGCCTCCGGCGCCAGGACCCCCTTGGCTTTGATCTGTCCCGCGCCCAGCATGACCGTCCCGATGGCCAGCGGAATGCCGGTCAGCCGGTTCATGTGGTCGGCGGCGCCGTACGAGATGAGCTGGGGCTTGCCGTTCTTGCGGCCGTGGACATCCACGCGAATCGCCGAACATGGTTCTTCCGGCGCGCCAATGTGGGAAAGGAGCGGCAGGGCCATTTTGATGACCTTGCCCAGGGCATCCTTGCGCGCCGGCGTGCGGGTCAGGCCGATGCGGTTCAGGAACATCGCCAGGCGGTTCAGCTCATCTTCCGAGAGCCCGCCCTTCAAGGTAACCGTCTTCACGCCTGGCAAAAAGCGCGGCAGGGTCACCGGCTCCGGATGGCCCAGGTGGTACACGTAGATGTCGCCCACCGGGTCGGGGAAGCGCACCAGCTCGCGGCCGGAGCCGGCCGGCACGCTCACCAGCTCGCCGTTCTGGAACGAGGGCACCATGCCGGTGAAAATGTGAATGGTGTGCAGGATGACGGCGTAGCCCTCGCTGTCCGAGGCACTGCCGGCCCAGGCCACATGGATCTCGTCCACCTCATCGAGCTGGTCGGCGGCGCGGCGGGCCAGCACGTTCGATAACCCCGGCGTCCAGCCCAGGCCGGTGATAACGGTTACCCCCCTTTCCTTGGCCAGAGGGTCCAGCTCCAGCACTGCCTGGGCGGCGTCGTAGTCATCGCACAGGCTGATATAGGGGACGCCGGCTTCGATGGCGGCGCGGGCCATCTTGGCCTCGTACTTGTAGAAGGGCCCGATGGCGCCGGCGGCTGCGTCGTGGCCGGCGATGACCTGCACCAGCAGGTCATGGTCGTTGGCATCCACCCACAGCGCCTGGGCCTTATCCCCGACCAACTGCGCCAGGCGTTGAGCACCCTCGAAGTTGTAATCCGCGATGGTGATGCGCTCCACCTGGGGCTGTGCGGCCAAATCCCAGACGGCCGCGCTACCCATATCACCAGCTCCTCCCAACACCACAACCTTCATGTGCTCCCTCCTTGCTCGGCGCGAGCAGAAAACGGGCTATACCAGGGCTTGCAGGGCCTGGCGAATGCGTTCCGCCATCTCGTCCAGTTCCGGGCGCGAGGCCCGCCGGCCGTACCCGGATGGGAAGCGGAAGCCAAAGCCATCGCCGGGATAGCGGGGCAGGAGATGCAGATGCAGGTGCCAGACCTCCTGGCCGGCGGCCGCCTCATTGGCGACGTGGCAGTTCAGGCCGGCACAGCCGGTGGCCTGGCGCACAGCCGGCGCCAGGCGTGCCGCCGTCTCCAGCAGTTTGCCGGCCACCTCCGGCGGCGCGTCGAAAATATTGCGGTAATGGGTTTTGGGGATGATCAGGAGATGCCCCGGCAGTACGGGGATGATGTCCATGAACGCCATGACTTCGTCGTCCTGATAGACAACGCTGGCCGGCGCCCGGCCGGCCGCGATCTCGCAGAAGATGCAGTCCATGGCCAGCTCCTCATGTGCGGCAGTGTCGGGTGGTCCGGCGTGTATTATAGCACGAGAGCGCCGGCGGCACAATGCGGCGTCTTGTCCTCCTCCCGGCGCTCCGCCGGCCGTTCGACGTGGACAAAGTGCGGACAATCCGTTATAATGGGACTGCGGGTTGTAAAGAGGGAGGAGCAAACGGATGATGGACGAACGAGACGCACGCTATCTCGCCGGCGAGATGGACGGAGGAGCTTCTGCATCAACTGCCGAGGGGCTTCAGGCGGAGCTGGCATGGCTGCGCGAGGAAGTGCGCCGGCTGAGAAGCGCCCTGCCCGCCCCGCCGTTCGTCGAAGCGCCGGCCATCGAGGACCACAGTGAGATACTGCCCCGCAGTCCCTCCGAAAGCTACGAGCGGCGTTCGCTGGCGGATATCGAGCGGCTGGTCATCCATCACAGCGCCCTGCCGGCCGAGATCGGGCCGGAGACCATCGCCGGGTTCCAGGTGCGCCAGCGCGGCTGGCCGGCCATCGGCTACCATTATTTCATTACCGCAGAGGGCACGATTATCCAGACCAATCCGCTGGAAACTATCGCCTTTCATACCCGGGTGGGCAATGAGACCAGCGTGGGCATCTGTCTGGCCGGCCGTTTCCTGGACGATGCCCTGCCGACCTCGGCCCAGCTCGATGCCGCCGCGGCATTGTGCGCCTA
Encoded here:
- a CDS encoding saccharopine dehydrogenase NADP-binding domain-containing protein, translating into MKVVVLGGAGDMGSAAVWDLAAQPQVERITIADYNFEGAQRLAQLVGDKAQALWVDANDHDLLVQVIAGHDAAAGAIGPFYKYEAKMARAAIEAGVPYISLCDDYDAAQAVLELDPLAKERGVTVITGLGWTPGLSNVLARRAADQLDEVDEIHVAWAGSASDSEGYAVILHTIHIFTGMVPSFQNGELVSVPAGSGRELVRFPDPVGDIYVYHLGHPEPVTLPRFLPGVKTVTLKGGLSEDELNRLAMFLNRIGLTRTPARKDALGKVIKMALPLLSHIGAPEEPCSAIRVDVHGRKNGKPQLISYGAADHMNRLTGIPLAIGTVMLGAGQIKAKGVLAPEACIDPRAFLRELEKRNIIIHDMTRYVPALREPKGGISLSRAMLFAGIAALLAWWMGRRSRG
- a CDS encoding HIT family protein, with protein sequence MDCIFCEIAAGRAPASVVYQDDEVMAFMDIIPVLPGHLLIIPKTHYRNIFDAPPEVAGKLLETAARLAPAVRQATGCAGLNCHVANEAAAGQEVWHLHLHLLPRYPGDGFGFRFPSGYGRRASRPELDEMAERIRQALQALV
- a CDS encoding N-acetylmuramoyl-L-alanine amidase — its product is MDERDARYLAGEMDGGASASTAEGLQAELAWLREEVRRLRSALPAPPFVEAPAIEDHSEILPRSPSESYERRSLADIERLVIHHSALPAEIGPETIAGFQVRQRGWPAIGYHYFITAEGTIIQTNPLETIAFHTRVGNETSVGICLAGRFLDDALPTSAQLDAAAALCAYLCGRFGLHARAGGIVGHGELVDVECPGSQWNEGVRWREELLRRVEELQTAAGRRRQRAIGHYLLFWQEAGRWDEQAWDAARRYIARFQPICGFSIETASQAEYVTIVGDEGKFPPAVEVHLQEAGCIVERISESDPDRLRQLFERMVEQDQRFLSVGL